The Actinocatenispora sera genome has a window encoding:
- the nadD gene encoding nicotinate-nucleotide adenylyltransferase encodes MQQQSGRRVGIMGGTFDPIHHGHLVAASEVQDRFGLDEVVFVPTGRPWQKEHVRVSPAEDRYLMTVVATASNPRFAVSRVDIDRPGPTYTVDTLNDLRESYGPGVELYFITGADALAAILSWKDAERMFELAHFVGVTRPGYELSAEHLPRDSVSLVEVPAMAISSSACRRRVVDRKPVWYLVPDGVVQYIAKRKLYRNGPVDPPR; translated from the coding sequence ATGCAGCAGCAGAGTGGGCGCCGGGTCGGGATCATGGGCGGGACCTTCGACCCGATCCACCACGGGCACCTGGTCGCCGCGAGCGAGGTCCAGGACCGCTTCGGGCTCGACGAGGTCGTGTTCGTGCCGACCGGCCGGCCGTGGCAGAAGGAACACGTGCGGGTCAGCCCGGCCGAGGACCGTTACCTGATGACCGTGGTCGCGACCGCCTCCAACCCGCGGTTCGCCGTCAGCCGGGTCGACATCGACCGGCCGGGCCCCACCTACACCGTCGACACCCTCAACGACCTGCGGGAAAGCTACGGCCCGGGGGTCGAGCTGTACTTCATCACCGGCGCCGACGCGCTCGCCGCGATCCTGTCCTGGAAGGACGCCGAGCGGATGTTCGAGCTGGCGCACTTCGTCGGCGTCACCCGCCCCGGGTACGAGCTGTCCGCCGAGCACCTGCCCCGGGACAGCGTGTCGCTGGTCGAGGTGCCGGCGATGGCGATCTCCTCCAGCGCCTGCCGGCGCCGCGTCGTCGACCGCAAACCCGTCTGGTACCTGGTACCCGACGGCGTGGTCCAGTACATCGCGAAGCGTAAATTGTACCGAAATGGACCGGTCGACCCGCCTCGCTGA
- a CDS encoding ComEA family DNA-binding protein, which yields MVDLDGAGPSEPAGAAAVSARPDRWYDRSARLLGVRRALLDPGRRGLRALVVLAVVAVVAAGVVAWRLRPVTDPVEPPRAPAAAPTAPPSASAGSELVISVVGKVRHPGVVRVPAGSRVADAVRAAGGVLPGVDLGLLNQARRLVDGEQIAVGVTPPPDAGGAGVPGGSANPASKVNLNTATADQLDTLPGVGPTLAGRIISFRTEHGGFRSVEQLKQVSGIGDARYADLKDLVTV from the coding sequence GTGGTCGACCTCGACGGTGCGGGGCCGAGCGAGCCGGCCGGTGCCGCGGCGGTGTCGGCGCGACCGGACCGGTGGTACGACCGTTCGGCCCGGCTGCTCGGCGTCCGACGCGCGTTGCTCGATCCCGGGCGGCGCGGCCTGCGAGCCCTGGTCGTGCTGGCCGTCGTCGCAGTGGTGGCCGCCGGGGTGGTGGCGTGGCGACTGCGGCCGGTCACCGATCCGGTCGAGCCGCCCCGAGCGCCGGCCGCCGCGCCCACCGCCCCACCGTCCGCGTCTGCCGGCAGCGAGCTGGTGATCTCCGTGGTGGGCAAGGTGCGGCATCCCGGTGTCGTCCGGGTACCGGCGGGATCCCGGGTCGCCGATGCGGTGCGGGCGGCCGGCGGTGTGCTCCCGGGCGTGGATCTCGGCCTGCTCAACCAGGCTCGCCGGCTCGTCGACGGCGAACAGATCGCGGTCGGCGTCACCCCGCCGCCCGACGCCGGTGGTGCCGGTGTCCCGGGTGGCTCGGCGAACCCGGCGAGCAAGGTCAACCTCAACACCGCCACGGCCGACCAGCTCGACACGCTGCCCGGGGTCGGTCCGACGCTCGCCGGTCGGATCATCTCGTTCCGCACCGAGCACGGCGGCTTCCGCTCGGTCGAGCAGCTCAAGCAGGTCAGCGGCATCGGAGACGCCCGGTACGCGGATCTCAAGGATCTGGTGACGGTCTGA
- a CDS encoding ArsR/SmtB family transcription factor, whose amino-acid sequence MSLESGSADRPDTRPRLYDNPLAIRALAHPTRLSLYLLLGRDGPITAAEAGRQLDISQALASHHLRQLAKYGFVVPAEPGDGRERPWRVASTSFGLSDVAHDPELAAAGGVLDEVLVERALANLLDWNTRRADWDPAWYELTGTGHSLVYLTREELAEFIDGMQALVAPLVERRRIGDRAARPDDAVPVDITYVVTPLPPTENGG is encoded by the coding sequence ATGTCCTTGGAATCCGGCTCGGCGGACCGGCCCGACACCCGGCCGCGGCTCTACGACAACCCGCTCGCCATCCGGGCGCTCGCCCACCCCACCCGCCTCTCGCTGTACCTGCTGCTCGGCCGGGACGGCCCGATCACCGCCGCGGAGGCCGGGCGGCAGCTGGACATCAGCCAGGCACTGGCGTCACACCACCTGCGGCAGCTCGCCAAGTACGGCTTCGTCGTCCCGGCCGAACCGGGCGACGGCCGGGAGCGCCCCTGGCGCGTGGCGTCGACCTCGTTCGGCCTGTCCGACGTGGCACACGACCCGGAGCTGGCCGCGGCCGGCGGCGTCCTCGACGAGGTACTGGTCGAGCGGGCGCTCGCCAACCTGCTGGACTGGAACACCCGGCGGGCCGACTGGGACCCAGCCTGGTACGAGCTGACCGGTACCGGTCACAGCCTGGTCTACCTGACCCGGGAGGAACTGGCGGAGTTCATCGACGGCATGCAGGCGCTGGTCGCACCGCTGGTCGAGCGGCGGCGGATCGGCGACCGGGCCGCCCGTCCGGACGACGCGGTACCGGTCGACATCACCTACGTGGTCACCCCGTTGCCACCGACCGAGAACGGCGGCTGA
- the rsfS gene encoding ribosome silencing factor, whose amino-acid sequence MAATEHARELALSAATAAADKKAENIVLIDVSEQLVITDVFLLASAPSDRQVKAIVDAIEERLLAAGEKPIRREGQRDGRWVLLDYADVVVHVQRNEERTYYELDRLWRDCPVIPFTDPAVVAEAGDLGR is encoded by the coding sequence GTGGCCGCCACCGAACACGCCCGTGAGCTGGCGCTCTCCGCCGCCACCGCCGCCGCCGACAAGAAGGCGGAGAACATCGTCCTCATCGACGTCAGCGAGCAGCTGGTGATCACCGACGTGTTCCTGCTCGCGTCCGCGCCGAGTGACCGGCAGGTCAAGGCGATCGTCGACGCGATCGAGGAGCGGCTGCTCGCCGCCGGGGAGAAGCCGATCCGGCGCGAGGGCCAGCGCGACGGCCGCTGGGTGCTGCTGGACTACGCCGACGTCGTCGTGCACGTCCAGCGCAACGAGGAACGCACCTACTACGAGCTCGACCGGCTCTGGCGCGACTGCCCGGTCATCCCGTTCACCGACCCCGCCGTCGTCGCCGAGGCCGGAGACCTCGGTCGGTGA
- a CDS encoding histidine phosphatase family protein — protein sequence MTRLLICRHGQTGWNASGRIQGQTNIELSEIGHAQAEKAADLLAARHPDVLVASDLQRATQTAAAIATATGLTVATDRRLRERGYGPWEGLTDDELALRYPTEFACWRAGEPIRIDGVEELAEVSERMSTALLDAAARAPGGTVVVVTHGGAARRGVGALLGWPDHIVSTLGSLANCHWTELRRGRAGWRLIAHNLGA from the coding sequence GTGACCCGACTGCTGATCTGCCGGCACGGCCAGACCGGCTGGAACGCCTCCGGTCGCATCCAGGGGCAGACCAACATCGAGCTGTCCGAGATCGGCCACGCGCAGGCGGAGAAGGCCGCCGACCTGCTCGCCGCCCGGCATCCCGACGTGCTGGTCGCGAGCGACCTGCAACGCGCCACGCAGACCGCCGCCGCGATCGCCACGGCCACCGGCCTCACCGTCGCCACCGACCGCCGGCTGCGGGAACGCGGGTACGGGCCGTGGGAGGGGCTGACCGACGACGAGCTGGCCCTGCGGTACCCGACCGAGTTCGCCTGCTGGCGTGCGGGTGAACCGATCCGCATCGACGGCGTCGAGGAACTCGCCGAGGTGTCCGAGCGGATGTCCACGGCACTGCTCGACGCCGCCGCCCGCGCGCCCGGCGGCACGGTCGTCGTGGTCACCCACGGCGGCGCCGCCCGGCGCGGTGTCGGTGCGCTGCTCGGCTGGCCGGACCACATCGTGTCCACCCTCGGCTCGCTGGCCAACTGCCACTGGACCGAGCTGCGCCGCGGCCGGGCTGGCTGGCGCCTCATCGCGCACAACCTCGGCGCCTGA
- a CDS encoding phenylacetate--CoA ligase family protein yields the protein MIFDRAERMSTDERAALQQRRLRTLVDRLLAADGLQATRLRAAGVASGAELTLADLPGLPVVRKADLWEHYPYGMLAVPRTALAGLHGSSGTSGRPTIVGYTESDLRLWGQVMARSLAGAGITPDSLIHNAYGYGLFTGGLGVHHGARTLGATVLPISAGLTSRQVRLITDLAPDALTCTPSYAVYLGEAFAAAGVGPDEISLTVGVHGAEPWTDAMRDKIEALLGIRALDIYGLSEIIGPGVACQTLDSGSWLHVQDDHFHVEALDPNGNEPVPDGQLGELTFTTFTKQALPLLRYRTGDLARLDRTPSPDGRTSVKMSRIVGRADDMLVVRGVNVYPSEIESVLLADPAVAPQYLLVLDTRTAQTRLVVCAELAADGDPAPVVARLSAALHDRLGLRCEVRVDAPGALPRTEVGKAVRLRRWESGEPPLPDLA from the coding sequence ATGATCTTCGATCGCGCCGAACGGATGTCCACCGACGAGCGTGCCGCGCTGCAGCAGCGCCGGCTGCGCACGCTGGTCGACCGGTTGCTCGCGGCCGACGGGCTGCAGGCCACCCGGTTGCGCGCGGCCGGCGTGGCGAGCGGCGCCGAGCTGACCCTCGCCGACCTGCCCGGACTGCCCGTGGTGCGCAAGGCGGACCTGTGGGAGCACTACCCGTACGGGATGCTCGCGGTGCCACGGACCGCGCTCGCCGGCCTGCACGGCTCGTCCGGTACCTCCGGTCGGCCCACCATCGTCGGCTACACCGAGTCCGACCTGCGGCTGTGGGGGCAGGTGATGGCCCGATCGCTGGCCGGCGCCGGCATCACGCCGGACTCGCTGATCCACAACGCGTACGGGTACGGCCTGTTCACCGGCGGCCTCGGGGTGCACCACGGTGCCCGTACCCTCGGCGCGACGGTGCTTCCGATCTCCGCCGGCCTGACCTCCCGCCAGGTGCGGCTGATCACCGACCTGGCCCCGGACGCGCTGACCTGCACCCCGTCGTACGCGGTGTACCTGGGCGAGGCGTTCGCCGCCGCCGGCGTCGGGCCGGACGAGATCAGCCTGACCGTCGGCGTGCACGGCGCGGAGCCGTGGACCGACGCGATGCGCGACAAGATCGAGGCGCTGCTGGGCATCCGCGCGCTGGACATCTACGGCCTGTCCGAGATCATCGGCCCCGGCGTGGCCTGCCAGACGCTGGATTCGGGCAGCTGGCTGCACGTCCAGGACGACCACTTCCACGTCGAGGCGCTCGACCCGAACGGGAACGAGCCGGTGCCCGACGGTCAGCTCGGCGAGCTGACCTTCACCACGTTCACCAAGCAGGCGCTGCCGCTGCTGCGCTACCGCACCGGTGACCTCGCCCGGCTCGACCGCACGCCAAGCCCGGACGGGCGTACCTCGGTGAAGATGAGCCGGATCGTCGGCCGCGCCGACGACATGCTGGTGGTCCGCGGCGTCAACGTGTACCCGAGCGAGATCGAGTCGGTGCTGCTGGCCGACCCGGCGGTGGCGCCGCAGTACCTGCTGGTGCTCGACACCCGCACCGCGCAGACCCGGCTGGTGGTGTGCGCCGAGCTCGCGGCCGACGGCGACCCGGCGCCGGTCGTCGCCCGGTTGTCGGCGGCCCTGCACGACCGGCTCGGGCTGCGCTGCGAGGTGCGGGTGGATGCGCCCGGCGCGCTGCCCCGGACCGAGGTCGGCAAGGCGGTCCGGCTGCGTCGTTGGGAGTCCGGCGAGCCACCGCTGCCCGACCTGGCGTGA